Proteins encoded by one window of Candidatus Obscuribacter sp.:
- a CDS encoding protein kinase, translating into MTDKNARDIKLNDNRRQTISRVWAGGSTMGRKFDRKKLDKSKLSGSELKEGTIVGGAFKIVSVIGRGGMGVVYKASQTALGRVCALKVLSPELVNAQNWKRFQNEAKVMAGLTHPCLIQIYDLGIHDSSLPFYAMDYLQGQDLETIIRESGPLSLTRTIDIFVKALDGFGYAHRNGIIHRDIKPGNIFLCNDPSGELSVKILDFGILKLTDPGSDAQSMTATGEVFGSPFYMSPEQCMGEAVDARSDIYSIGCSLYEVLTGVVPFDGETPLDTVMLHIEEDPPTLSFNSKRAFAPAIERVVARCLAKEPRKRYQNAKELALDLERIKQGKEPVAEPVEDVRGYSKSGLKSSSKADKKGSSKDSDNKSASKSGRADKKNQNKKWSGNKNKNEIKQVSGTVLLAIGAGVAALLIAVFTCTLFMGGETEQDKQKKQAALINSAATAQTEELKSAHIDRYVRDPNATQTTSKILTYSGKIYADDDLSKQYPGMTVFDFPDDDQIGTIDYCTDEQAAREFPTRVADARAEKLSNHYPAKGRLLLRQGTPLEFVLTPMAVGCTVLKGFRANDLYKLDMDKIDLSASKALEPITKLTGLRILTIRDSQLTAQALPAVNSLKSLKLLRIDEDNLANAELAKLQILPALTNLEVSVNSSLSVLLDKLKSSKQLRKLELNGQVSTNDIAAIQKINCLKSLVLINNTMSEESLTALGKVTQLEELELKFGRTNNADIKLYSHLSKLPRLIINEPQDMHVTSGKYIKKQLPNTKVIVYEGVGKFDSSKND; encoded by the coding sequence ATGACCGACAAAAACGCCAGAGACATCAAGCTAAACGACAATCGCCGCCAGACCATCTCGCGAGTCTGGGCTGGTGGCAGCACGATGGGGCGCAAATTTGATCGTAAAAAGCTTGATAAATCCAAGCTCTCTGGCTCAGAGCTAAAAGAAGGCACTATAGTCGGTGGCGCATTTAAAATAGTCTCGGTCATAGGACGAGGCGGCATGGGTGTCGTCTACAAAGCCTCACAAACAGCTCTGGGCCGCGTTTGCGCCCTCAAGGTTTTATCTCCTGAGCTGGTCAATGCACAAAACTGGAAGAGATTTCAAAATGAAGCAAAAGTGATGGCAGGTCTGACCCACCCCTGCTTGATCCAGATATACGATCTCGGTATACATGACTCTAGCCTGCCTTTTTACGCCATGGATTATCTGCAAGGTCAAGACCTTGAGACAATCATAAGAGAGAGCGGTCCGCTATCTCTTACACGCACAATCGATATCTTTGTCAAAGCACTAGATGGCTTTGGCTATGCTCACCGCAACGGTATCATCCACCGGGACATCAAACCTGGCAATATATTTTTATGCAATGATCCCTCCGGTGAGCTATCAGTCAAAATCCTCGATTTTGGCATCCTCAAACTGACTGATCCAGGCAGCGATGCTCAGTCTATGACTGCTACCGGTGAGGTATTTGGCAGTCCCTTTTATATGAGCCCAGAACAATGCATGGGCGAGGCTGTGGATGCGCGCTCCGATATCTACTCCATTGGTTGCAGCCTGTACGAAGTATTAACCGGTGTGGTGCCTTTTGATGGCGAGACACCGCTCGATACAGTAATGCTCCATATCGAAGAAGATCCTCCGACACTGAGCTTTAACAGTAAGCGTGCTTTTGCCCCAGCCATCGAACGTGTCGTGGCTCGTTGCCTGGCTAAAGAGCCTCGTAAACGCTACCAGAATGCCAAAGAACTGGCACTAGATCTGGAGCGTATCAAACAAGGCAAAGAGCCAGTGGCAGAGCCAGTAGAAGACGTGCGCGGCTATAGTAAAAGTGGACTTAAGAGCAGCAGCAAGGCTGACAAAAAAGGCAGCAGCAAAGACAGCGACAACAAATCCGCAAGCAAAAGCGGGCGTGCAGACAAAAAAAATCAAAACAAAAAATGGTCTGGCAATAAAAATAAAAACGAAATCAAACAAGTCAGTGGCACAGTACTTTTGGCAATAGGCGCAGGCGTAGCCGCGCTGCTCATCGCTGTGTTTACTTGTACTCTGTTTATGGGCGGCGAGACAGAACAAGACAAGCAAAAAAAGCAAGCAGCGCTGATAAATAGTGCCGCGACAGCTCAAACAGAAGAACTCAAAAGTGCCCACATCGATAGATATGTGCGCGATCCCAATGCCACACAGACCACAAGCAAAATCCTCACCTATAGTGGCAAAATCTATGCCGATGATGATCTCTCAAAACAGTACCCAGGCATGACAGTGTTTGATTTTCCTGATGATGATCAAATTGGCACCATCGACTATTGCACAGATGAGCAGGCAGCTAGAGAATTCCCCACCCGCGTAGCAGATGCAAGAGCCGAAAAGCTATCAAACCACTATCCGGCCAAAGGTCGCCTGCTGCTAAGACAGGGCACACCGCTGGAATTTGTCCTCACCCCGATGGCAGTCGGCTGCACTGTACTCAAAGGATTTAGGGCTAACGATCTCTACAAGCTAGACATGGACAAAATAGACCTGTCAGCTAGCAAAGCACTAGAGCCAATCACCAAGCTCACAGGACTTAGAATACTGACAATACGCGACTCGCAACTGACAGCCCAGGCACTACCAGCGGTGAACTCACTAAAAAGCCTGAAGCTGCTGCGCATCGATGAAGACAATCTTGCCAATGCCGAACTAGCCAAACTGCAGATACTGCCAGCCTTGACCAACCTGGAAGTAAGCGTAAACAGCTCGCTATCCGTCTTGCTAGACAAACTCAAAAGTAGTAAACAATTACGCAAGCTAGAGCTAAACGGACAGGTATCTACAAATGATATCGCCGCAATACAAAAGATCAATTGTCTAAAATCACTGGTTTTAATCAACAACACAATGAGCGAAGAAAGCCTGACAGCGCTGGGCAAGGTTACTCAGTTGGAAGAGTTGGAGTTAAAGTTTGGCCGCACCAATAATGCAGATATAAAACTCTATAGCCATCTAAGTAAGCTGCCCAGATTGATCATCAATGAGCCCCAAGACATGCATGTCACTAGCGGCAAATACATCAAAAAACAACTGCCTAACACTAAAGTAATCGTCTACGAAGGCGTAGGC